One segment of Nocardioides sp. QY071 DNA contains the following:
- the tsaB gene encoding tRNA (adenosine(37)-N6)-threonylcarbamoyltransferase complex dimerization subunit type 1 TsaB gives MLLAFDTASSTVTVALHDGTDVVAAATSDRGMKHGEQLAPLIEQVLSGAGARPADLTGIAVGVGPGPFTGLRVGLVTARTMAHVLGVPVHGVCSLDALALEAVETGAVDGAFVVASDARRKEVYLASYDARGARLDEPVVDKPAVLATTGPVVGEGARLYPEAFPDARGPQRPDAAWLARGVVADRFTVLGSEPLYLRRPDAVAPAR, from the coding sequence GTGCTGCTCGCCTTCGACACCGCCTCCTCGACGGTCACCGTCGCGCTGCACGATGGGACCGACGTGGTCGCCGCGGCGACCTCCGACCGCGGCATGAAGCACGGTGAGCAGCTCGCCCCGCTCATCGAGCAGGTGCTGTCCGGCGCCGGTGCCCGCCCGGCCGACCTGACCGGCATCGCCGTCGGGGTCGGCCCCGGCCCGTTCACGGGACTCCGCGTCGGGCTGGTCACCGCGCGCACCATGGCCCACGTGCTCGGCGTACCCGTCCACGGGGTGTGTTCGCTCGACGCGCTCGCCCTCGAGGCGGTCGAGACCGGCGCGGTCGACGGCGCGTTCGTCGTCGCCTCCGACGCCCGGCGCAAGGAGGTCTACCTCGCCTCGTACGACGCCCGCGGCGCTCGCCTCGACGAGCCGGTCGTCGACAAGCCCGCCGTGCTCGCCACGACCGGGCCGGTGGTCGGGGAGGGTGCCCGGCTCTACCCGGAGGCGTTCCCCGACGCGCGCGGCCCGCAGCGGCCCGACGCGGCCTGGCTGGCGCGGGGCGTGGTCGCCGACCGGTTCACGGTCCTGGGCTCGGAGCCGCTCTACCTGCGGCGCCCCGACGCCGTCGCGCCGGCCCGATGA
- a CDS encoding class I SAM-dependent methyltransferase codes for MDLDDFRWLLTDEGQALLAEATALVADGAAPLAAGSALRRTTTPERAATALTQVELRARAVAKFGDLAARMYFTPDALEQATRLRVARHRAGRASAFGAQTLVDLGCGIGGDLVAAASAGIVCAGVDLDPVRVAVAEANLAALGLPGAVQVADATTVDHSGFDLAFADPARRSGAGRSFRVEDWTPPWTWVEGLLRRDACVKVAPGIPHTLVPAGVEAEWVSDDGEVKEAALWAGRTATVARRATVIGAGGLATITDEEDPGPGAVGVRAVGGYLYEPDGAVIRAGLVTAVAAGVDGGLVDPRIAYVTADEPFRTPFARSYRVLETLPYREKQLKAALRERGIGRLTIKKRGVDVSPEALRKRLALSGDAEATIVLTRVSGEGTALLVEPF; via the coding sequence GCGCTGCTCGCCGAGGCCACCGCCCTGGTCGCGGACGGTGCCGCCCCGCTGGCGGCGGGCTCCGCGCTGCGTCGTACGACGACGCCGGAGCGGGCCGCGACAGCACTGACCCAGGTGGAGCTGCGGGCCCGTGCGGTCGCGAAGTTCGGTGACCTGGCAGCGCGGATGTACTTCACGCCCGACGCCCTGGAGCAGGCGACCCGGCTGCGGGTGGCGCGGCACCGGGCCGGACGGGCGTCGGCGTTCGGGGCGCAGACCCTGGTCGATCTCGGCTGCGGGATCGGCGGCGACCTGGTCGCGGCCGCCTCCGCGGGCATCGTGTGCGCCGGCGTCGACCTGGACCCGGTCCGGGTGGCCGTCGCGGAGGCCAACCTGGCCGCGCTCGGCCTACCCGGTGCGGTCCAGGTCGCCGACGCCACGACCGTCGACCACAGCGGGTTCGACCTCGCCTTCGCCGACCCGGCCCGCCGCTCGGGGGCCGGGCGCAGCTTCCGGGTCGAGGACTGGACCCCGCCGTGGACGTGGGTGGAGGGGCTGCTGCGCCGCGACGCCTGCGTCAAGGTCGCGCCCGGCATCCCGCACACGCTGGTGCCCGCCGGCGTCGAGGCCGAGTGGGTCAGCGACGACGGCGAGGTCAAGGAGGCCGCGCTGTGGGCCGGGCGGACCGCCACCGTCGCCCGCCGCGCGACCGTGATCGGCGCGGGCGGCCTGGCCACGATCACCGACGAGGAGGACCCCGGCCCGGGTGCCGTCGGCGTGCGCGCGGTCGGTGGGTACCTCTACGAGCCCGACGGTGCGGTGATCCGGGCCGGCCTGGTCACGGCCGTGGCGGCCGGGGTCGACGGCGGCCTGGTCGACCCGAGGATCGCCTACGTCACGGCAGATGAACCGTTCCGCACGCCCTTCGCCCGCAGCTACCGGGTCCTCGAGACGCTCCCCTACCGGGAGAAGCAGCTCAAGGCGGCGCTGCGTGAGCGCGGCATCGGCCGGCTGACCATCAAGAAGCGCGGCGTCGATGTGTCTCCTGAGGCACTGCGCAAGCGGCTGGCACTGAGCGGCGACGCCGAGGCGACGATCGTGCTGACCCGGGTCTCCGGCGAGGGCACGGCGCTGCTCGTCGAGCCCTTCTGA
- a CDS encoding oxygenase MpaB family protein, with protein sequence MAPEAGYFPEGSMLRHVQSHRAVGQTYGQRALIIGATHPVPYVGTSQATLAKERPFERLARTALAFETVFFAPRTEADRLLAAVHGLHQRVRGELDRDEGSFGRGTPYDAFDPELMLWTMAMLADSSRVAFETLVRPLTAGEKDDLWADWVRFGELFGMPRSVAPPGAAAFEQWMRDWYASGRMHLTAEARVVGLAIARDMPVPWPMTPGIKTTNLVVQGMLPPAVRDLYGLRWSPAHALAWRAVTAGVRGSRHVVPDRVRLGDNSDLHRLVIRSERAAAARGRRTMDLPAV encoded by the coding sequence GTGGCACCGGAGGCGGGCTACTTCCCCGAAGGGTCGATGCTCCGCCACGTCCAGTCCCACCGCGCGGTCGGGCAGACCTACGGCCAGCGGGCGCTCATCATCGGCGCCACCCACCCCGTGCCGTACGTCGGCACCTCCCAGGCCACCCTCGCCAAGGAACGCCCGTTCGAGCGGCTCGCCCGTACCGCGCTCGCGTTCGAGACCGTGTTCTTCGCGCCCCGCACCGAGGCCGACCGGCTGCTGGCCGCGGTGCACGGACTGCACCAGCGGGTGCGCGGCGAGCTGGACCGCGACGAGGGGTCGTTCGGCCGAGGGACGCCGTACGACGCCTTCGACCCGGAGCTGATGCTGTGGACGATGGCGATGCTCGCGGACTCCTCGCGGGTCGCCTTCGAGACCCTTGTGCGGCCGCTGACGGCGGGCGAGAAGGACGACCTGTGGGCCGACTGGGTCCGCTTCGGCGAGCTGTTCGGGATGCCCCGGTCAGTGGCGCCGCCCGGCGCGGCGGCCTTCGAGCAGTGGATGCGCGACTGGTACGCCTCCGGTCGGATGCACCTGACCGCCGAGGCCCGCGTGGTCGGCCTCGCCATCGCCCGTGACATGCCGGTGCCGTGGCCGATGACGCCTGGCATCAAGACCACCAACCTCGTCGTGCAGGGGATGCTGCCGCCGGCGGTCCGCGACCTCTACGGCCTGCGCTGGTCGCCCGCGCACGCGCTGGCCTGGCGCGCTGTCACCGCGGGGGTGCGGGGCTCGCGGCACGTCGTACCGGACCGGGTGCGGCTCGGTGACAACAGCGACCTGCACCGGCTGGTGATCCGCAGCGAGCGGGCGGCCGCCGCCCGGGGCCGGCGCACCATGGACCTGCCGGCCGTCTGA
- the rimI gene encoding ribosomal protein S18-alanine N-acetyltransferase, with amino-acid sequence MTTTTRPAAVADVAAIVALEADAFPLDPWSENLVGEGVGGALPTVAYLVAEEAGAFAGYAVVSVVDVDAELQRIAVPEELRRTGVATALLSAVRATATDGGAERLLLEVREDNLAARLFYERHGFAELGRRPRYYRDGTDALVLSARVP; translated from the coding sequence ATGACCACCACGACCCGCCCCGCGGCGGTCGCCGACGTCGCGGCGATCGTCGCGCTCGAGGCCGATGCCTTCCCGCTCGACCCCTGGTCGGAGAACCTCGTCGGCGAGGGGGTCGGCGGTGCGCTGCCGACCGTTGCCTACCTCGTCGCCGAGGAGGCTGGCGCCTTCGCCGGCTACGCCGTGGTCAGCGTGGTCGACGTGGACGCCGAGCTGCAGCGGATCGCGGTGCCCGAGGAGCTGCGGCGCACGGGCGTCGCGACCGCGCTGCTGTCGGCCGTGCGCGCGACCGCGACCGACGGGGGTGCAGAGCGGTTGCTGCTCGAGGTCCGCGAGGACAACCTCGCGGCGCGGCTGTTCTACGAGCGGCACGGGTTCGCCGAGCTCGGGCGCCGGCCGCGCTACTACAGGGACGGGACCGACGCGCTGGTGCTGAGCGCTCGAGTTCCTTGA
- the tsaD gene encoding tRNA (adenosine(37)-N6)-threonylcarbamoyltransferase complex transferase subunit TsaD, producing the protein MTTRDEPLVLGIETSCDETGVGIVRGHTLLADAVASSVEEHARFGGVVPEVASRAHLEAMVPTIQRACDTAGVALSDVDAIAVTHGPGLAGALLVGVASAKALALSLGKPIYGVNHLAAHVAVDQLEHGPLPEPCLALLVSGGHSSLLKVTDITGADGGVDPMGATIDDAAGEAFDKVARLLGLPFPGGPHIDRVAREGDQVAIDFPRGLSTRRDLERHRFDFSFSGLKTAVARWVEARERSGEPVPVADVAASFQEAVCDVLVRKALDAASAEGIEDLMIGGGVAANSRLRALAEERATKLGIRVRVPRPGLCTDNGAMVAALGSTMVARGRTPSTLDLPADSSLPVTDVLAG; encoded by the coding sequence GTGACGACCCGCGACGAACCCCTGGTCCTCGGCATCGAGACCTCGTGCGACGAGACCGGTGTCGGCATCGTGCGCGGCCACACGCTGCTCGCTGACGCCGTCGCGAGCAGCGTCGAGGAGCACGCGCGGTTCGGGGGCGTCGTACCCGAGGTCGCGAGCCGCGCCCACCTCGAGGCGATGGTTCCCACGATCCAGCGCGCCTGCGACACGGCGGGGGTCGCGCTGTCCGACGTCGACGCGATCGCGGTGACGCACGGGCCCGGGCTGGCCGGCGCCCTGCTCGTCGGCGTCGCTTCCGCGAAGGCGCTGGCGCTCTCCCTGGGCAAGCCGATCTACGGCGTCAACCACCTCGCCGCGCACGTCGCCGTGGACCAGCTCGAGCACGGCCCGCTTCCCGAGCCCTGTCTCGCCCTGCTCGTCTCCGGGGGGCACTCCAGCCTGCTCAAGGTCACCGACATCACCGGCGCCGACGGCGGTGTGGACCCGATGGGCGCCACCATCGACGATGCCGCGGGCGAGGCCTTCGACAAGGTCGCACGGCTGCTCGGGCTGCCGTTCCCTGGCGGCCCCCACATCGACCGCGTCGCCCGCGAGGGCGACCAGGTCGCCATCGACTTCCCGCGCGGGCTCAGCACCCGCCGCGACCTGGAGCGGCACCGCTTCGACTTCTCCTTCTCCGGCCTCAAGACCGCCGTGGCCCGCTGGGTCGAGGCCCGCGAGCGCTCGGGCGAGCCGGTGCCGGTCGCCGACGTCGCCGCCTCCTTCCAGGAGGCCGTGTGCGACGTGCTGGTCCGCAAGGCGCTCGACGCCGCGAGCGCTGAGGGCATCGAGGACCTGATGATCGGCGGTGGCGTCGCCGCCAACTCCCGGCTCCGGGCGCTCGCCGAGGAGCGCGCGACGAAGCTGGGCATCCGGGTCCGCGTGCCGCGCCCCGGCTTGTGCACCGACAACGGCGCCATGGTCGCGGCGCTCGGCTCGACCATGGTCGCGCGCGGCCGGACCCCCTCGACCCTGGACCTGCCGGCCGACTCGAGCCTGCCGGTCACCGACGTGCTGGCCGGCTGA